A genomic stretch from Zeimonas sediminis includes:
- a CDS encoding DUF924 family protein — protein sequence MPHIRSEDVLRFWFEELTPKQWWSKDEALDALIAARYSGLLASASRCELYEWRATPRGRLAEVIVLDQFPRQIHRDTPLAFACDPLALALAQEAVARGDDGALTPVERVFLYLPYMHSESAAIQKVSVELYRNNGLADNLDFALRHQAIVDRFGRYPHRNEILGRESTLEEIAFLKEPGSRF from the coding sequence ATGCCCCACATCCGCAGCGAAGACGTCCTGCGCTTCTGGTTCGAGGAACTCACCCCGAAGCAGTGGTGGAGCAAGGACGAAGCGCTCGACGCGCTGATCGCCGCGCGCTACTCGGGCCTGCTGGCCAGCGCCTCGCGCTGCGAGCTGTACGAATGGCGGGCAACGCCGCGAGGCCGGCTCGCGGAAGTGATCGTGCTCGACCAGTTCCCGCGGCAGATCCATCGCGACACGCCGCTCGCCTTCGCCTGCGACCCGCTGGCGCTGGCGCTCGCGCAGGAGGCGGTCGCTCGCGGCGACGACGGCGCGCTCACGCCGGTCGAGCGGGTCTTCCTGTACCTGCCCTACATGCACAGCGAGTCAGCCGCGATCCAGAAAGTGTCGGTCGAGCTCTACCGCAACAACGGGCTCGCCGACAACCTCGACTTCGCGCTGCGCCACCAGGCGATCGTCGATCGCTTCGGCCGCTATCCGCACCGCAACGAGATCCTCGGGCGCGAGTCCACGCTCGAGGAGATCGCTTTCCTGAAGGAGCCCGGCTCGCGCTTCTAG